The sequence below is a genomic window from Falsibacillus albus.
CGTGCAAAAGAAATGGCACTCCAATATGGAGCGAAAGCATTCACTGATTTTGAGGATATCCTGGAGCTTGAAGAAGTAGACGCCATCAGTGTCTGTTTGCCGAACTATTTGCATGCTCCTGTTACCGTAGCGGCATTGAATGCAGGCAAGCACGTGTTGTGTGAAAAGCCGATGGCGACTTCGCATGAGGAAGCAGAATCCATGATCCAAGCTGCGAAATCGCATGATAAGAAATTGATGATCGGCCACAATCAGCGCTTTGTCGCTTCCCACCAGAAAGCAAAAGCCATCATTGAAAGCGGCAAACTGGGTAAAATATTCAGTTTCAAAACAACATTCGGCCACCCTGGACCGGAAGGCTGGAGCGTGGATGGCGCTGACAGCTGGTTCTTCAATAAGGAGAAAGCCTTTATCGGTGCAATGGGCGACTTAGGGGTCCATAAAGCTGATTTAATGCGTTACCTCCTTGGTGAATTTGTCGAAGTCGGGGCATTCATCGAAACGAATGCGAAGCAGCATGCAGAGGTGGACGATAATGCTGTCTGCATCCTCCGAACAGAAAGCGGCATCATCGGTACTCTTGCAGCGAGCTGGGCATACGTAGCCGGAGGAGACAACTCAACGATCATCTATGGGGAAAAAGGAACTCTGTATCTAGAGGCAGATCCGACATACTCGCTTATTGAAGAATACCGCGACGGCACCAAGGTCAAGCATGAGTTGGATAAAATCCAGACCAATGAAGAAGGCGGACAAACCACTTCCAATGTCATCAACCACTTTGTCGAGTGCATCAAAGAGGACAAAAAGCCGCTTATTTGCGGGGAAGAAGGTAAGAAATCCCTGGATATCATACTCGCAGCCCTCGAATCAAAGGAAACCAAAAGGATCGTATCCTTAAAGGCGCAAGCAGTTGCCAAATAAGAATGAAGCAGGATGATAATTCATCCTGCTTTTTTTATTGCCTTCCTTTCACCTGAAAGCACTGGCGTTTTATCAAATTTGCTCAAAATCAGCCCGACTCCAGTGCCGATGATGGCAGGCACGACCCATGCCATTCCGGCAGAAGATAGAG
It includes:
- a CDS encoding Gfo/Idh/MocA family protein codes for the protein MEKLKVAVIGCGSIAKYRHLPEYSLNSGAEIVAVCDIVEERAKEMALQYGAKAFTDFEDILELEEVDAISVCLPNYLHAPVTVAALNAGKHVLCEKPMATSHEEAESMIQAAKSHDKKLMIGHNQRFVASHQKAKAIIESGKLGKIFSFKTTFGHPGPEGWSVDGADSWFFNKEKAFIGAMGDLGVHKADLMRYLLGEFVEVGAFIETNAKQHAEVDDNAVCILRTESGIIGTLAASWAYVAGGDNSTIIYGEKGTLYLEADPTYSLIEEYRDGTKVKHELDKIQTNEEGGQTTSNVINHFVECIKEDKKPLICGEEGKKSLDIILAALESKETKRIVSLKAQAVAK